A window of the Tripterygium wilfordii isolate XIE 37 chromosome 12, ASM1340144v1, whole genome shotgun sequence genome harbors these coding sequences:
- the LOC120010302 gene encoding LOW QUALITY PROTEIN: disease resistance protein RPV1-like (The sequence of the model RefSeq protein was modified relative to this genomic sequence to represent the inferred CDS: inserted 1 base in 1 codon) — protein sequence MAASSSIHPPPQPKFDVFISFRGDXTRQNFLSHLHAALSTANIVTFIDDRLNRGDEITEALLTAIEESKLSIVLFSKNYANSRWCLDEIVKILECKRTNGQIVVPVFYNVNPSVVRNQTERFGEAFAQHSEKNFHKIPMWKDALKEAAGLSGWDSHVTSPDATLVNNIVEDVSAKVGSLTSSGNDDSFVGMNERVQEIESLLSKSSKDVHTIGIWGMGGIGKSTLAQAFFNEVYAQFDAYCFLDNVREESQNCRLKELRKELLSAMLKSDNLNLNTLSSLRLPLVRNRLQYKKVLVVFDDVNDFQHIQHLVGKFEWFAPGSIFIITSRDKQVLKNLVDQLYEVRGLNSHEALCLFSQYAFRQHHPPINHVWLSNKVIEYADGNPLAVKVLGSYLLEKSEEEQQCAMDKLERMPNMDVHKVLQISYDELDHDAKNIFLHIACFFKFFKDRDVEEVKCLLRDCGFFAEDGIRVLIDKSLIAIRKKFPWTHDSQQILWMHDLLQEMGREIVRQESVDEPGERSRLWDPQDVAHVLAKNTGTKKVRGIVLDTSTSKRVIRVSPTTFKRMPNVRLLQITKYYWQKPKVQLPQGLESLPAELRYLRWCDYPLTYLPRGFDPVNLVVLEMQNSHLQQLWHGRQDLPNLKRIDLYYSRNFIRIPNLTLAPNLETLSLAGTAVEELPSSIQYLRSLVHVNLCYCKRLRNLPIGIGNLKCLRKLYLSWTAIEELPSSIESLTELRHLYLTDCERLKNLPIGIGNLKCLRKLYLRGTAIEELPSSIESLTKLRYLDLTDCERLRNLPIGIGNLKCLENLDLSGTAIEELPSSIESLTQLCHLSLTDCERLGNLPIGIGNLKCLVSLDFSGTAIEELPSSIESLTELYIAFGSHGLQEV from the exons ATGGCAGCTTCTTCTAGCATACATCCTCCTCCTCAACCGAAGTTTGATGTTTTCATTAGTTTCAGAGGAG ACACTCGTCAGAACTTTCTTAGTCATCTTCATGCTGCTCTGTCCACAGCCAACATTGTAACTTTCATAGACGATCGTCTCAACAGAGGAGACGAAATTACAGAGGCACTTTTAACAGCAATTGAGGAATCGAAACTGTCCATAGTACTCTTTTCCAAAAACTATGCTAATTCGAGATGGTGTCTGGATGAAATTGTAAAGATACTCGAATGCAAGAGAACGAATGGGCAAATAGTTGTACCAGTCTTCTATAATGTCAATCCATCAGTTGTACGTAACCAAACAGAACGTTTTGGGGAGGCTTTTGCTCAACATTCAGAGAAGAACTTTCACAAGATACCAATGTGGAAGGATGCACTCAAAGAAGCAGCTGGTTTATCTGGGTGGGATTCCCATGTCACAAG CCCAGATGCTACACTTGTTAATAACATTGTTGAAGATGTTTCAGCCAAAGTTGGTTCATTAACCTCAAGCGGAAATGATGATAGTTTTGTTGGAATGAATGAACGCGTTCAAGAAATTGAATCGCTATTGAGTAAATCTTCCAAAGATGTTCACACCATAGGAATTTGGGGGATGGGAGGTATTGGTAAATCAACTCTTGCTCAAGCTTTTTTCAACGAAGTGTAtgcccaatttgatgcatatTGCTTTCTTGACAATGTTAGAGAAGAATCCCAAAATTGCCGTCTAAAAGAATTACGAAAGGAACTTCTCTCCGCAATGCTGAAGAGCGATAATCTGAATCTCAACACTCTTTCTTCTTTAAGACTTCCTCTTGTAAGGAACAGATTGCAGTATAAAAAGGTACTTGTTGTTTTTGATGATGTGAACGATTTTCAACACATACAACATCTAGTAGGAAAATTTGAATGGTTTGCTCCAGGAAGTATATTCATCATAACAAGTAGAGATAAGCAAGTGTTGAAGAATTTAGTTGATCAGCTCTACGAGGTTAGAGGATTGAATTCCCATGAAGCACTTTGTCTTTTTAGCCAATATGCTTTCAGACAACATCATCCTCCCATTAATCATGTATGGTTATCAAACAAGGTGATAGAGTATGCTGATGGTAATCCTTTAGCTGTCAAAGTTTTGGGTTCCTATCTACTTGAAAAGAGCGAGGAAGAGCAACAATGTGCAATGGATAAACTGGAAAGAATGCCAAACATGGATGTTCATAAGGTTTTGCAAATCAGCTACGATGAATTGGACCATGATGCAAAAAATATCTTTCTCCATATTGCTTGCTTCTTTAAATTCTTTAAAGACAGGGATGTTGAAGAAGTAAAATGTCTTCTGAGAGACTGTGGTTTCTTCGCGGAGGATGGAATACGCGTTCTTATTGACAAATCTTTAATAGCAATTCGCAAAAAATTTCCATGGACGCATGATTCACAACAAATTTTATGGATGCATGATCTACTACAAGAAATGGGGCGAGAAATTGTCCGTCAAGAATCTGTGGACGAGCCGGGAGAACGTAGCAGGTTATGGGATCCTCAAGACGTCGCTCATGTGCTGGCAAAGAATACT GGCACTAAAAAAGTTCGCGGCATAGTACTTGATACCTCCACCTCAAAAAGGGTAATTAGAGTATCTCCTACTACTTTTAAAAGGATGCCCAATGTTAGACTCCTCCAGATCACTAAATATTATTGGCAAAAACCGAAAGTGCAACTTCCTCAAGGCCTTGAATCTCTTCCCGCTGAGTTAAGGTATCTCCGATGGTGTGATTACCCGTTGACATATTTGCCAAGGGGTTTTGATCCCGTGAATCTAGTTGTACTTGAAATGCAGAACAGCCATCTTCAACAACTTTGGCATGGAAGACAG GATCTCCCAAACTTGAAACGTATTGATCTTTACTACTCACGGAATTTTATCAGAATCCCAAATTTGACACTTGCCCCAAACCTTGAGACTCTTTCATTGGCTGGAACTGCAGTAGAAGAATTGCCATCGTCAATCCAATATCTCCGTTCACTAGTTCATGTAAATCTCTGTTATTGCAAGAGGCTTAGGAATCTTCCAATTGGTATTGGTAACTTGAAATGCCTTAGAAAATTATATTTGAGTTGGACTGCAATAGAGGAATTGCCCTCATCAATTGAAAGTCTCACTGAACTAAGGCATTTGTATCTCACGGATTGTGAGAGGCTTAAGAATCTTCCAATTGGTATTGGTAACTTGAAATGCCTTCGAAAATTATATTTGAGGGGGACTGCAATAGAGGAATTGCCCTCATCAATTGAAAGTCTCACTAAACTACGGTATTTGGATCTCACGGATTGTGAGAGGCTTAGGAATCTTCCAATTGGTATTGGTAACTTGAAATGCCTTGAAAACTTAGATTTGAGTGGGACTGCAATAGAGGAATTGCCCTCATCAATTGAAAGTCTCACTCAACTATGTCATTTGAGTCTCACGGATTGCGAGAGGCTTGGGAATCTTCCAATTGGTATTGGTAACTTGAAATGCCTTGTATCCTTAGATTTTAGTGGGACTGCAATAGAGGAATTGCCCTCATCAATTGAAAGTCTCACTGAACTATATATAGCATTTGGATCTCACGGATTGCAAGAGGTTTAG
- the LOC120010313 gene encoding 40S ribosomal protein S15-like, giving the protein MADAEVDVAAAAGLPKKRTFKKFSFRGVDLDALLDMSTDELVKLFPARARRRFQRGLKRKPMALIKKLRKAKREAPPGEKPEPVRTHLRNMIIVPEMIGSIIGVYNGKNFNQVEIKPEMISHYLAEFSISYKPVKHGRPGIGATHSSRFIPLK; this is encoded by the exons ATG GCGGATGCCGAAGTcgatgttgctgctgctgctgggcTACCGAAGAAGAGAACGTTCAAGAAGTTCAGTTTTCGAGGAGTTGATCTGGATGCTCTGCTGGACATGTCTACTGATGAGCTCGTCAAGCTCTTCCCTGCTCGTGCCCGCAGAAG GTTTCAACGTGGTCTGAAGAGGAAGCCAATGGCTTTGATCAAGAAACTTCGCAAGGCG AAAAGGGAGGCACCACCTGGTGAGAAACCGGAGCCTGTGAGGACTCATCTCAGGAACATGATCATAGTTCCTGAAATGATTGGAAGTATTATCGGTGTTTACAATGGCAAGAACtttaatcaagttgaaatcAAGCCTGAAATGATTAGCCATTATTTAGCTGAATTTTCCATCAGTTACAAGCCTGTGAAGCATGGAAGGCCTGGTATCGGTGCTACCCACTCTTCCAGATTCATTCCTCTGAAGTGA
- the LOC120011270 gene encoding histone H1-like, with translation MASEEPTLAVEVAPAEPTPAAEEKPAAKGKAKKAKEPKPKKPAGPRKPRSPSSHPPYEEMIKDAILTLKEKTGSSQYAITKFIEEKHKQLSANFKKLLLFHLKKLVGSGKLTKVKGSFKVPSVRASPKPAAAVAPAKKKPAVKPKAKLAVSARVVKAAAKAKAPLKTKAAAKPKAAVKPKAAAKPKAVAKPKAVAAKPKASAAAKPKPTAKPKATAPKPKPKEKPAKVARTSTRTSPGKRAAAPKPKAIPKKAPTPKKAPAKSAKAKTVKSPAKKATTTRRGKK, from the exons ATGGCCTCCGAGGAGCCTACTTTGGCCGTTGAAGTTGCTCCGGCGGAGCCAACTCCTGCTGCGGAGGAGAAGCCTGCTGCCAAGGGAAAAGCTAAGAAAGCCAAGGAGCCTAAGCCGAAGAAGCCCGCGGGTCCTAGGAAGCCGAGGAGCCCTTCCTCCCATCCTCCTTATGAAGAG ATGATCAAGGATGCCATTCTGACTTTGAAGGAGAAGACTGGTTCTAGTCAGTATGCGATCACGAAGTTCATTGAGGAGAAGCACAAGCAGCTGTCTGCTAACTTCAAGAAGCTTTTGCTCTTCCATTTGAAGAAGCTTGTCGGTTCTGGTAAGCTTACAAAGGTCAAGGGTTCATTTAAGGTCCCATCGGTTAGGGCTTCACCGAAGCCGGCGGCTGCTGTTGCACCGGCAAAGAAGAAGCCGGCTGTGAAGCCCAAGGCCAAGCTGGCCGTCTCTGCCAGGGTCGTTAAGGCAGCTGCCAAGGCGAAGGCGCCTTTGAAGACCAAAGCTGCTGCTAAGCCTAAGGCTGCTGTAAAGCCAAAGGCGGCTGCGAAGCCCAAGGCTGTTGCGAAGCCTAAGGCTGTGGCTGCTAAGCCAAAGGCTTCCGCAGCTGCAAAACCGAAGCCCACTGCTAAGCCAAAGGCAACTGCGCCTAAGCCAAAGCCGAAGGAAAAGCCTGCCAAGGTTGCCAGGACTTCGACGAGGACCTCTCCTGGGAAGAGGGCGGCGGCTCCAAAGCCTAAGGCAATCCCGAAGAAGGCCCCTACGCCTAAAAAGGCACCTGCTAAGAGTGCAAAAGCCAAGACGGTGAAATCTCCTGCAAAGAAGGCTACAACAACTCGGCGGGGAAAGAAGTGA